A part of Neovison vison isolate M4711 chromosome 8, ASM_NN_V1, whole genome shotgun sequence genomic DNA contains:
- the SLC30A3 gene encoding zinc transporter 3 has translation MEPSPATGGSETTRLVSPRDRGSAGGGLRLKSLFTETSEPLPEEPKPVEMPFHHCHRDPLPQPGLTPERLQAQKQLGAACAVCCVFMAGEVVGGYLAHSLAIMTDAAHLLADVGSMIGSLFSLWLSTRPATRTMTFGWHRSETLGALASVVSLWMVTGILLYLAFIRLLHSDYHIEGGAMLLTASIAVCANLLMAFVLHQAGPPHSHGSRGAEYAPLEEGPGEPLPLGNTSVRAAFVHVLGDLLQSLGVLAASVLIYFKPQYKAADPISTFLFSICALGSTAPTLRDVLRVLMEGSPRSVGFEPVRDTLLSVPGVRATHELHLWSLTLTYHVASAHLAIDSTADPEAVLAEAASQLHSRFGFSSCTLQVERYQPEMAQCLRCREPPQA, from the exons ATGGAGCCCTCTCCTGCCACGGGGGGATCGGAGACCACTCGCCTGGTGAGCCCCCGGGACCGCGGCAGCGCCGGTGGCGGCCTGCGCTTGAAGAG TCTCTTCACAGAGACCTCGGAGCCCCTCCCCGAGGAACCCAAACCTGTGGAGATGCCCTTCCACCACTGCCACCGGGACCCCCTGCCGCAGCCCGGGCTCACCCCCGAGAGGCTGCAGGCACAGAAGCAACTGGGCGCCGCCTGTGCCGTGTGCTGCGTCTTCATGGCTGGGGAGGTGGTCG GGGGGTATCTGGCCCACAGCCTCGCCATTATGACCGACGCAGCCCACCTGCTGGCCGATGTGGGCAGCATGATAGgcagcctcttctccctctggctctctacCCGTCCAGCCACCCGCACCATGACCTTTGGCTGGCACCGCTCAG AGACTCTAGGAGCCTTGGCCTCTGTGGTCTCCCTCTGGATGGTCACCGGCATCCTCCTGTACCTGGCCTTCATCCGCCTGCTGCACAGCGACTACCACATCGAGGGGGGTGCCATGCTGCTGACCGCCAGCATCGCTGTCTGTGCCAACCTGCT AATGGCCTTTGTGCTGCACCAGGCCGGGCCCCCCCACAGCCACGGGTCTAGGGGGGCAGAATATGCACCGCTGGAGGAAGGGCCGGGGGAGCCCCTGCCACTGGGGAACACGAGCGTCCGGGCAGCCTTTGTGCATGTGCTGGGGGACCTCCTGCAGAGCCTTGGGGTCCTGGCCGCCTCTGTCCTCATCTACTTCAAG cctcAGTACAAGGCAGCTGACCCCATCAGCACCTTCCTCTTCTCCATCTGTGCCCTCGGATCCACGGCTCCGACCCTCCGAGATGTCCTCCGTGTCCTCATGGAAG GTTCCCCCCGAAGTGTGGGGTTTGAGCCCGTGCGGGACACGCTGTTGTCCGTGCCGGGAGTCCGGGCAACTCATGAGCTGCACCTGTGGTCCCTTACGCTTACTTACCACGTTGCCTCCGCACATCTGGCCATTG ACTCCACGGCCGACCCTGAAGCTGTCCTGGCTGAAGCCGCGTCGCAGCTCCACTCCCGGTTCGGGTTCTCCAGCTGTACCCTGCAGGTTGAGCGGTACCAGCCCGAGATGGCCCAGTGCCTGCGCTGCCGGGAGCCCCCGCAAGCCTGA